A window of the Citrus sinensis cultivar Valencia sweet orange chromosome 9, DVS_A1.0, whole genome shotgun sequence genome harbors these coding sequences:
- the LOC102611668 gene encoding VIN3-like protein 2 isoform X1: MDSSSLEGVALDPSKCSKLSMEEKRELVYQLSKQSHSASETLRSWTRQEILQILCAELGKERKYTGLTKLKIIENLLKLVSEKKSGEREAKTDIEPQSSPASSQRPSKRQRKNDNPARLPVPVTDAAMNNSGSDLVNAIYCKNSACRATLRKEDVFCKRCSCCICRKYDDNKDPSLWLTCSSEPPFGGDSCGMSCHLECALKNERSGIGKDRCYSGLDGSFYCISCRKVNDLLGCWKKQLVVAKNTRRVDILCYRLSLGQKLVNATEKYKNLSKIVDDAVKMLEDEVGPLTGLPVKMGRGIVNRLSSGPEVQKLCACAVESLDKMISNTILPNPSVQGSNVIVPNMVKFEDVRATSLTVVLGSEDPSPGNIISYTLWHRRAHEGFPARPTCTLFAPNTRFVVTGLCPATEYQFKVVSSNGTTELGRCEIWFSTGSSRDEVTNCSVIERSQSPATNCSSLSNPSSVEDETNNVTPDRDPNDAHVNNYYTYSKETDKIASTNLCDDAIDCTVLGRGTTPADAVSLLDEERANNIDGSMPDSHVQKLESKHPPEGRIIEEMSTDNGVDTPVPTGMECVPYMRSLEAGLPITPCKIEILKDAQARNGRSKLNSKDMENGTGNRDEPQDGSTSKKRSSESRDEDCTANGLSDMDFEHCVKVIRWLECEGHIERNFRQKFLTWYSLRATPQEVRIVKVFVDTFVEDPASLAEQLMDTFSDCISSRRSSVVPAGFCMKLWH; this comes from the exons ATGgattcttcttctcttgagG GAGTTGCACTCGACCCATCAAAATGCAGTAAGTTGAGTAtggaagaaaagagagaactAGTGTATCAATTATCTAAGCAATCGCACAGTGCCTCTGAGACGCTGCGATCATGGACTCGTCAGGAGATTCTACAGATCCTCTGTGCAGAGTTgggaaaagaaaggaaatataCTGGCTTGactaagttaaaaattatagaaaatctTCTGAAACTTGTATCTGAGAAGAAATCTGGGGAGCGTGAGGCCAAAACAGATATTGAGCCACAGTCTTCTCCAGCATCTTCCCAGAGACCGTCCAAGAGGCAGAGGAAAAATGATAACCCTGCTCGACTGCCTGTTCCAGTGACTGATGCTGCGATGAACAATAGTGGCAGTGATTTAGTCAATGCTATATATTGCAAAAATTCAGCTTGTAGAGCTACCTTAAGAAAAGAAGATGTGTTTTGCAAGAGATGTTCATGCTGCATCTGTCGTAAGTATGATGACAACAAGGATCCTAGTCTGTGGTTAACTTGCAGCTCAGAGCCTCCATTTGGAGGTGATTCCTGTGGTATGTCATGTCATCTGGAGTGTgcattgaaaaatgaaagatcTGGCATTGGAAAAGACAGATGCTATTCTGGACTTGATGGGAGCTTCTATTGTATTTCATGTAGAAAAGTGAATGACTTACTCGG atgCTGGAAAAAACAATTGGTGGTGGCAAAGAATACCAGACGAGTTGATATACTGTGTTATCGTCTCTCATTGGgccaaaaacttgtaaatgcGACTGAAAAGTACAAAAATCTCTCCAAGATTGTGGATGATGCTGTTAAAATGCTTGAAGATGAAGTGGGTCCATTAACTGGTTTACCAGTAAAGATGGGAAGGGGTATAGTCAACAGACTTTCTTCAGGACCAGAAGTTCAGAAACTCTGTGCTTGTGCTGTGGAGTCATTGGACAAAATGATTTCCAACACCATCTTGCCCAATCCTTCAGTACAAG GATCAAATGTGATTGTTCCCAACATGGTTAAGTTTGAAGATGTTCGCGCAACATCCCTTACTGTGGTGTTGGGTTCTGAAGATCCTTCTCCCGGGAATATTATTAGTTACACTTTATGGCATCGGAGGGCCCATGAGGGTTTTCCAGCTAGACCTACTTGTACTCTCTTTGCACCTAATACTAGGTTTGTTGTAACGGGACTTTGTCCGGCTACTGAGTATCAGTTCAAAGTTGTTTCCTCTAATGGTACGACAGAGTTGGGAAGGTGTGAAATTTGGTTCTCAACGGGCAGTAGCAGGGATGAAGTGACAAACTGCTCAGTAATAGAACGAAGTCAAAGCCCAGCAACAAACTGTAGCAGCCTTTCTAATCCATCTTCAGTGGAAGATGAGACCAATAATGTCACTCCAGACAGGGACCCAAATGATGCTCATGTTAACAATTATTATACATACAGCAAGGAGACTGATAAAATAGCTTCCACTAATTTATGTGATGATGCTATTGACTGCACTGTTCTGGGCCGAGGAACAACCCCAGCGGATGCGGTTTCCTTGTTAGACGAGGAGCGTGCCAATAACATAGATGGCTCCATGCCTGATTCTCATGTCCAGAAGCTTGAGAGCAAGCACCCGCCAGAGGGCCGAATCATTGAGGAGATGAGCACTGATAATGGGGTAGATACCCCAGTGCCAACTGGCATGGAATGTGTGCCATATATGAGAAGCTTGGAAGCTGGATTGCCCATTACTCCATGCAAAATAGAAATACTTAAAGATGCTCAAGCAAGGAATGGGAGATCCAAATTGAACAGTAAGGATATGGAAAATGGTACTGGAAATCGAGATGAGCCTCAAGATGGTAGCACGTCAAAGAAGAGAAGCAGCGAAAGTCGGGATGAGGATTGCACAGCAAACGGCCTTTCGGATATGGATTTTGAGCATTGTGTGAAGGTCATCAGATGGCTAGAGTGTGAGGGACATATTGAGAGGAACTTTCGGCAGAAATTCTTGACTTGGTACAGCTTACGAGCAACCCCACAAGAGGTTAGGATTGTGAAGGTTTTTGTCGATACATTTGTTGAAGATCCGGCATCGCTTGCAGAGCAGCTTATGGATACCTTTTCAGATTGTATCTCTAGCAGGAGATCATCAGTTGTGCCGGCTGGGTTCTGCATGAAACTCTGGCATTGA
- the LOC102611668 gene encoding VIN3-like protein 2 isoform X2 yields MEEKRELVYQLSKQSHSASETLRSWTRQEILQILCAELGKERKYTGLTKLKIIENLLKLVSEKKSGEREAKTDIEPQSSPASSQRPSKRQRKNDNPARLPVPVTDAAMNNSGSDLVNAIYCKNSACRATLRKEDVFCKRCSCCICRKYDDNKDPSLWLTCSSEPPFGGDSCGMSCHLECALKNERSGIGKDRCYSGLDGSFYCISCRKVNDLLGCWKKQLVVAKNTRRVDILCYRLSLGQKLVNATEKYKNLSKIVDDAVKMLEDEVGPLTGLPVKMGRGIVNRLSSGPEVQKLCACAVESLDKMISNTILPNPSVQGSNVIVPNMVKFEDVRATSLTVVLGSEDPSPGNIISYTLWHRRAHEGFPARPTCTLFAPNTRFVVTGLCPATEYQFKVVSSNGTTELGRCEIWFSTGSSRDEVTNCSVIERSQSPATNCSSLSNPSSVEDETNNVTPDRDPNDAHVNNYYTYSKETDKIASTNLCDDAIDCTVLGRGTTPADAVSLLDEERANNIDGSMPDSHVQKLESKHPPEGRIIEEMSTDNGVDTPVPTGMECVPYMRSLEAGLPITPCKIEILKDAQARNGRSKLNSKDMENGTGNRDEPQDGSTSKKRSSESRDEDCTANGLSDMDFEHCVKVIRWLECEGHIERNFRQKFLTWYSLRATPQEVRIVKVFVDTFVEDPASLAEQLMDTFSDCISSRRSSVVPAGFCMKLWH; encoded by the exons AtggaagaaaagagagaactAGTGTATCAATTATCTAAGCAATCGCACAGTGCCTCTGAGACGCTGCGATCATGGACTCGTCAGGAGATTCTACAGATCCTCTGTGCAGAGTTgggaaaagaaaggaaatataCTGGCTTGactaagttaaaaattatagaaaatctTCTGAAACTTGTATCTGAGAAGAAATCTGGGGAGCGTGAGGCCAAAACAGATATTGAGCCACAGTCTTCTCCAGCATCTTCCCAGAGACCGTCCAAGAGGCAGAGGAAAAATGATAACCCTGCTCGACTGCCTGTTCCAGTGACTGATGCTGCGATGAACAATAGTGGCAGTGATTTAGTCAATGCTATATATTGCAAAAATTCAGCTTGTAGAGCTACCTTAAGAAAAGAAGATGTGTTTTGCAAGAGATGTTCATGCTGCATCTGTCGTAAGTATGATGACAACAAGGATCCTAGTCTGTGGTTAACTTGCAGCTCAGAGCCTCCATTTGGAGGTGATTCCTGTGGTATGTCATGTCATCTGGAGTGTgcattgaaaaatgaaagatcTGGCATTGGAAAAGACAGATGCTATTCTGGACTTGATGGGAGCTTCTATTGTATTTCATGTAGAAAAGTGAATGACTTACTCGG atgCTGGAAAAAACAATTGGTGGTGGCAAAGAATACCAGACGAGTTGATATACTGTGTTATCGTCTCTCATTGGgccaaaaacttgtaaatgcGACTGAAAAGTACAAAAATCTCTCCAAGATTGTGGATGATGCTGTTAAAATGCTTGAAGATGAAGTGGGTCCATTAACTGGTTTACCAGTAAAGATGGGAAGGGGTATAGTCAACAGACTTTCTTCAGGACCAGAAGTTCAGAAACTCTGTGCTTGTGCTGTGGAGTCATTGGACAAAATGATTTCCAACACCATCTTGCCCAATCCTTCAGTACAAG GATCAAATGTGATTGTTCCCAACATGGTTAAGTTTGAAGATGTTCGCGCAACATCCCTTACTGTGGTGTTGGGTTCTGAAGATCCTTCTCCCGGGAATATTATTAGTTACACTTTATGGCATCGGAGGGCCCATGAGGGTTTTCCAGCTAGACCTACTTGTACTCTCTTTGCACCTAATACTAGGTTTGTTGTAACGGGACTTTGTCCGGCTACTGAGTATCAGTTCAAAGTTGTTTCCTCTAATGGTACGACAGAGTTGGGAAGGTGTGAAATTTGGTTCTCAACGGGCAGTAGCAGGGATGAAGTGACAAACTGCTCAGTAATAGAACGAAGTCAAAGCCCAGCAACAAACTGTAGCAGCCTTTCTAATCCATCTTCAGTGGAAGATGAGACCAATAATGTCACTCCAGACAGGGACCCAAATGATGCTCATGTTAACAATTATTATACATACAGCAAGGAGACTGATAAAATAGCTTCCACTAATTTATGTGATGATGCTATTGACTGCACTGTTCTGGGCCGAGGAACAACCCCAGCGGATGCGGTTTCCTTGTTAGACGAGGAGCGTGCCAATAACATAGATGGCTCCATGCCTGATTCTCATGTCCAGAAGCTTGAGAGCAAGCACCCGCCAGAGGGCCGAATCATTGAGGAGATGAGCACTGATAATGGGGTAGATACCCCAGTGCCAACTGGCATGGAATGTGTGCCATATATGAGAAGCTTGGAAGCTGGATTGCCCATTACTCCATGCAAAATAGAAATACTTAAAGATGCTCAAGCAAGGAATGGGAGATCCAAATTGAACAGTAAGGATATGGAAAATGGTACTGGAAATCGAGATGAGCCTCAAGATGGTAGCACGTCAAAGAAGAGAAGCAGCGAAAGTCGGGATGAGGATTGCACAGCAAACGGCCTTTCGGATATGGATTTTGAGCATTGTGTGAAGGTCATCAGATGGCTAGAGTGTGAGGGACATATTGAGAGGAACTTTCGGCAGAAATTCTTGACTTGGTACAGCTTACGAGCAACCCCACAAGAGGTTAGGATTGTGAAGGTTTTTGTCGATACATTTGTTGAAGATCCGGCATCGCTTGCAGAGCAGCTTATGGATACCTTTTCAGATTGTATCTCTAGCAGGAGATCATCAGTTGTGCCGGCTGGGTTCTGCATGAAACTCTGGCATTGA